One window of Populus nigra chromosome 5, ddPopNigr1.1, whole genome shotgun sequence genomic DNA carries:
- the LOC133693813 gene encoding calmodulin calcium-dependent NAD kinase-like isoform X1 yields MPKDYTSKQIYLIMAASSICLIVAAVHHRLWKSRDRKIIPRLRPSEAGRAEKLESFPHYVARQMGFADRRECPRLCRLAAEYIRKCEGCEEDIYAFFAQEPDADSLYVTLVEEFERCILSYFAFHWSHADLLISQVLSSDPEPKRKLKQIVMAATREQTFERVTKDLKVARVFSTLLEEMKAMRPASSDDSQCTEVMAPVAHSDRSPVLLFMGGGMGAGKSTVLKDILNEPFWAGAAGNAVVIEADAFKESDVIYRALSSRGHVDMIHTAELVHQTSTDAASSLLVTALNDGRDVIMDGTLSWVPFVVQTVTMARNVHRRRYRMGAGYKVGKDGAVTEDYWEQIDEEQSLQEGSKKRKPYRIELVGVVCDAYLAVVRGIRRAIMCRRAVRVQSQLKSHKRFANAFLTFCHLVDNARLYCTNALEGPPKLIGWKDKDKTLLVDPDEIDCLKRVGSLNEEAESIYELYKHPNPACEDGSIWKDIVLSPSRLNIQKELKYSIQKVERQ; encoded by the exons ATGCCGAAAG ATTACACCAGCAAACAAATCTACCTTATCATGGCGGCCTCTTCAATATGCTTGATCGTAGCGGCTGTTCATCATCGTCTCTGGAAGTCGAGGGATCGAAAGATCATCCCACGCCTAAGACCATCAGAAGCTGGCCGTGCCGAGAAGCTTGAGAGCTTCCCCCATTATGTAG CAAGGCAAATGGGGTTTGCAGATAGGAGAGAATGCCCGCGTCTATGCAGGTTGGCTGCTGAATACATCCGAAAATGTGAAGGGTGTGAGGAGGACATTTATGCATTCTTTGCTCAAGAACCTGATGCCGATTCACTCTATGTAACGCTGGTAGAGGAGTTTGAGCGGTGCATTCTTAGTTATTTTGCATTTCATTGGAGCCATGCTGATCTTTTGATTAGTCAG GTTTTGAGTTCTGATCCGGAGCCCAAAAGGAAGCTCAAACAAATTGTCATGGCTGCAACTCG GGAACAGACGTTTGAGAGGGTGACAAAAGATCTAAAGGTTGCTAGGGTGTTCAGTACATTGCTAGAGGAAATGAAAGCTATGAGACCTGCATCAAGTGATGACTCGCAATGTACAGAGGTGATGGCCCCAGTGGCCCACAGTGATAGAAGTCCAGTCCTCCTCTTCATGGGTGGTGGCATGGGAGCTGGGAAGAGCACGGTGCTCAAGGACATTCTCAACGA GCCATTCTGGGCAGGAGCAGCAGGGAATGCAGTGGTTATCGAGGCCGATGCCTTCAAAGAATCAGATGTCATTTACAGAGCCCTGAGCTCTCGAGGACATGTTGACATGATCCATACGGCTGAACTG GTGCACCAGACGTCTACAGATGCAGCATCTTCTCTCCTGGTGACAGCATTGAATGATGGGCGGGATGTAATTATGGATGGCACTCTCTCGTGGGTACCATTTGTTGTGCAGACAGTAACAATGGCCCGAAATGTCCACCGCCGACGTTATCGCATGGGAGCTGGTTATAAGGTCGGTAAAGATGGAGCTGTAACTGAGGACTACTGGGAGCAAATTGATGAAGAACAATCACTACAAGAAggatccaaaaaaagaaaaccatacaGGATAGAGCTGGTCGGGGTGGTTTGCGATGCTTATTTAGCTGTTGTCAGAGGTATAAG GAGAGCTATAATGTGTAGAAGAGCTGTTAGGGTgcaatcacaactgaaatcccACAAGAGATTTGCAAATGCATTTCTAACATTCTGCCATCTGGTTGACAATGCCAGGCTTTATTGCACCAATGCCCTGGAAGGTCCACCTAAG TTGATAGGATGGAAAGACAAGGACAAGACTCTGCTGGTTGATCCAGATGAAATAGACTGTTTAAAAAGAGTGGGCAGCTTGAACGAGGAAGCAGAATCTATTTATGAACTTTACAAGCACCCTAATCCAGCTTGTGAAGATGGTTCGATTTGGAAAGACATTGTATTATCACCATCAAGGTTAAACATTCAAAAGGAGTTAAAGTATTCTATCCAGAAAGTTGAAAGACAATGA
- the LOC133693814 gene encoding histone H1.2-like, translating into MSSDEPTVTVDGSTDPPTSEPADGKPATKPSRARKAKETKAKKAPAPKKLRPRSPSAHPPYEEMVKDAIVTLKEKTGSSQYAITKFLEEKHKQLPSNFKKLLLFHLKKLVAAGKIVKVKGSFKLPSAKSSAPAKPAAASPAKKKPATAAKPKAKSKPAAPKAKETKSTKSTVKSPAKSKAAAKPKPKPKPKAAAAKPKATAKAKPKAAPAKAKTAAAKPKTTPAKPKAKERPAKALRTSSRTSPGKKAVTTKATSKKAPAKTVKPKSVGAPKKKVAAKKGKK; encoded by the exons CTGATGGTAAGCCGGCCACCAAACCCAGCAGAGCTAGAAAAGCCAAGGAAACTAAAGCCAAAAAAGCTCCTGCCCCTAAAAAACTCCGTCCTCGTTCCCCTTCCGCTCACCCTCCTTATGAAGAG ATGGTCAAGGATGCTATAGTGACATTGAAAGAGAAGACAGGTTCGAGCCAGTACGCGATTACCAAGTTTCTCGAAGAGAAACACAAACAACTGCCGTCGAATTTTAAGAAGCTTCTGTTGTTTCATTTGAAGAAGCTCGTGGCTGCCGGTAAGATTGTTAAAGTCAAAGGATCTTTCAAGCTTCCATCGGCTAAATCATCCGCTCCAGCTAAACCAGCTGCTGCTTCTCCGGCTAAAAAGAAGCCGGCAACTGCTGCCAAGCCAAAGGCTAAATCTAAGCCAGCTGCTCCCAAGGCTAAGGAAACTAAGTCTACCAAGTCGACGGTTAAGTCACCGGCGAAGTCTAAAGCAGCTGCCAAGCCGAAGCCGAAGCCTAAGCCAAAAGCTGCAGCTGCTAAGCCAAAGGCTACCGCCAAGGCAAAACCAAAGGCTGCTCCAGCTAAGGCTAAAACCGCTGCTGCAAAGCCTAAGACGACACCGGCAAAGCCCAAGGCCAAGGAGAGACCGGCTAAAGCTTTGAGGACTTCATCGAGAACATCTCCTGGAAAGAAAGCGGTGACAACCAAAGCCACGTCGAAGAAGGCACCGGCTAAAACTGTTAAGCCGAAGAGCGTTGGCGCCCCGAAGAAGAAAGTAGCAGCgaagaaaggaaagaagtgA
- the LOC133695236 gene encoding fructokinase-1-like has protein sequence MHNYTVTLKSPLPYHAPPSHPIFSLPLNPRQFVLPLSPHKTGGSIYHNPVFICKGTQLSVPSHGSASLGPSNGNGAAVHDWKVRSVGIENIDVATLGNLCVDIVLNVPKLPPRSREASFAYMQELSKSPPDKKYWEAGGNCNMAIAAARLGLHCATIGHVGDEIYGQFLLDVLREEGISMVGMSEDGDIVDSSNASYETLLCWVLVDPLQRHGFCSRADFCKDPAFSWMTKLTEEVKMAIKQSKILFCNGYGFDELSPALIMLALDYAVEVGTSVFFDPGPRGKSLLTGTPEERQALSHLLKMSDVLLLTSDEAESLTGIGNPILAGQELLKNGIRTKWVIIKMGSRGSILVTMSSISCAPAFKVNVIDTVGCGDSFVAAIAFGYIHNIPLVNTLAIANAVGAATAMGCGAGRNVATLEKVIELMRASNINEDDEFWNELVKDMDTGVITFLSKMVINGRNNHVNHVALQKVVSELLPKLKDNRLEGKVAS, from the exons ATGCATAACTACACCGTAACTCTCAAATCTCCACTCCCTTACCATGCACCTCCTTCCCACCCTatcttctctctccctcttAACCCTAGACAGTTTGTCCTCCCTTTATCCCCTCATAAAACTGGAGGATCCATCTACCACAACCCCGTTTTCATCTGTAAGGGAACCCAACTATCCGTCCCCAGTCATGGCTCTGCTTCGCTTGGACCTTCAAACGGGAACGGTGCTGCCGTTCACGACTGGAAAGTGAGGAGTGTTGGTATCGAAAACATTGATGTTGCCACCCTTGGAAATCTCTGTGTTGATATTGTTCTTAATGTTCCAAAATTGCCCCCTCGTTCTCGTGAGGCTAGTTTTGCTTATATGCAAGAGCTGTCCAAATCCCCTCCTGATAAG AAATACTGGGAAGCTGGAGGTAACTGCAATATGGCTATAGCAGCTGCAAGATTGGGACTTCATTGCGCCACGATTGGTCACGTGGGTGATGAAATATATGGGCAATTTTTGCTTGATGTGCTTCGCGAGGAGGGGATTAGTATGGTTGGGATGAGTGAAGATGGTGATATTGTTGATAGTTCTAATGCTTCATATGAGACCCTTTTGTGTTGGGTTCTTGTTGACCCTTTGCAAAGACATGGATTTTGTAG TCGAGCAGATTTCTGCAAGGACCCTGCATTTAGCTGGATGACTAAATTAACAGAAGAAGTAAAGATGGCTATTAAACAGTCAAAGATCCTGTTCTGTAATGGTTATGGATTTGATGAGCTTTCCCCAGCTCTGATAATGTTAGCTCTAGATTATGCTGTTGAAGTTGGAACATCTGTTTTCTTTGATCCTGGACCACGTGGAAAGAGTCTTTTGACTGGAACACCTGAAGAACGACAGGCTTTAAGCCATTTGTTGAAGATGAGTGATGTTCTTCTTCTAACATCTGATGAG GCTGAGTCATTGACTGGAATAGGAAACCCAATACTGGCAGGCCAAGAATTGCTTAAAAATGGGATACGCACAAAATGGGTGATCATTAAAATGGGTTCGAGGGGCTCGATTCTAGTTACCATGTCAAGTATATCCTGTGCCCCTGCATTCAAG GTGAATGTCATTGACACTGTTGGATGTGGAGATAGTTTCGTAGCTGCTATTGCATTTGGTTATATCCATAATATACCATTGGTAAATACATTAGCAATTGCAAATGCAGTAGGTGCTGCAACTGCCATGGGCTGTGGCGCTGGTCGCAATGTGGCTACCTTGGAGAAAGTAATTGAACTCATGAGAGCATCAAATATCAACGAGGATGATGAATTCTGGAATGAACTAGTAAAAGATATGGATACTGGAGTAATCACGTTTCTGTCAAAAATGGTCATAAATGGAAGGAACAATCATGTAAACCATGTCGCTCTACAAAAAGTGGTTTCTGAACTGCTCCCAAAGCTCAAAGATAATAGGTTAGAGGGAAAAGTGGCTTCTTGA
- the LOC133693813 gene encoding calmodulin calcium-dependent NAD kinase-like isoform X2: protein MGFADRRECPRLCRLAAEYIRKCEGCEEDIYAFFAQEPDADSLYVTLVEEFERCILSYFAFHWSHADLLISQVLSSDPEPKRKLKQIVMAATREQTFERVTKDLKVARVFSTLLEEMKAMRPASSDDSQCTEVMAPVAHSDRSPVLLFMGGGMGAGKSTVLKDILNEPFWAGAAGNAVVIEADAFKESDVIYRALSSRGHVDMIHTAELVHQTSTDAASSLLVTALNDGRDVIMDGTLSWVPFVVQTVTMARNVHRRRYRMGAGYKVGKDGAVTEDYWEQIDEEQSLQEGSKKRKPYRIELVGVVCDAYLAVVRGIRRAIMCRRAVRVQSQLKSHKRFANAFLTFCHLVDNARLYCTNALEGPPKLIGWKDKDKTLLVDPDEIDCLKRVGSLNEEAESIYELYKHPNPACEDGSIWKDIVLSPSRLNIQKELKYSIQKVERQ, encoded by the exons ATGGGGTTTGCAGATAGGAGAGAATGCCCGCGTCTATGCAGGTTGGCTGCTGAATACATCCGAAAATGTGAAGGGTGTGAGGAGGACATTTATGCATTCTTTGCTCAAGAACCTGATGCCGATTCACTCTATGTAACGCTGGTAGAGGAGTTTGAGCGGTGCATTCTTAGTTATTTTGCATTTCATTGGAGCCATGCTGATCTTTTGATTAGTCAG GTTTTGAGTTCTGATCCGGAGCCCAAAAGGAAGCTCAAACAAATTGTCATGGCTGCAACTCG GGAACAGACGTTTGAGAGGGTGACAAAAGATCTAAAGGTTGCTAGGGTGTTCAGTACATTGCTAGAGGAAATGAAAGCTATGAGACCTGCATCAAGTGATGACTCGCAATGTACAGAGGTGATGGCCCCAGTGGCCCACAGTGATAGAAGTCCAGTCCTCCTCTTCATGGGTGGTGGCATGGGAGCTGGGAAGAGCACGGTGCTCAAGGACATTCTCAACGA GCCATTCTGGGCAGGAGCAGCAGGGAATGCAGTGGTTATCGAGGCCGATGCCTTCAAAGAATCAGATGTCATTTACAGAGCCCTGAGCTCTCGAGGACATGTTGACATGATCCATACGGCTGAACTG GTGCACCAGACGTCTACAGATGCAGCATCTTCTCTCCTGGTGACAGCATTGAATGATGGGCGGGATGTAATTATGGATGGCACTCTCTCGTGGGTACCATTTGTTGTGCAGACAGTAACAATGGCCCGAAATGTCCACCGCCGACGTTATCGCATGGGAGCTGGTTATAAGGTCGGTAAAGATGGAGCTGTAACTGAGGACTACTGGGAGCAAATTGATGAAGAACAATCACTACAAGAAggatccaaaaaaagaaaaccatacaGGATAGAGCTGGTCGGGGTGGTTTGCGATGCTTATTTAGCTGTTGTCAGAGGTATAAG GAGAGCTATAATGTGTAGAAGAGCTGTTAGGGTgcaatcacaactgaaatcccACAAGAGATTTGCAAATGCATTTCTAACATTCTGCCATCTGGTTGACAATGCCAGGCTTTATTGCACCAATGCCCTGGAAGGTCCACCTAAG TTGATAGGATGGAAAGACAAGGACAAGACTCTGCTGGTTGATCCAGATGAAATAGACTGTTTAAAAAGAGTGGGCAGCTTGAACGAGGAAGCAGAATCTATTTATGAACTTTACAAGCACCCTAATCCAGCTTGTGAAGATGGTTCGATTTGGAAAGACATTGTATTATCACCATCAAGGTTAAACATTCAAAAGGAGTTAAAGTATTCTATCCAGAAAGTTGAAAGACAATGA
- the LOC133693816 gene encoding iron-sulfur protein required for NADH dehydrogenase, mitochondrial-like isoform X1: MKGFLGPLSRLGSIRSYSGTFKRSQLRLEGVKDVIAVASGKGGVGKSTTAVNLAVALAIKCQLKVGLLDADVYGPSVPMMMKIDRKPDITEDKKMIPIENYGVKCMSMGFLVEKDAPIVWRGPMVMSALVKMTRGVDWGNLDILVVDMPPGTGDAQLTMTQNLQLSGALIVSTPQDIALLDARRGANMFSKVGVPILGFVENMSFFKCPHCGEPSFIFGKEGARNTAASMGHNFIGEIPLELDVRKGSDEGIPVVISAPDSAISKAYGGTAQNVVNKLEELAKEPSLHPEINL, translated from the exons ATGAAAGGATTCTTGGGACCTTTGAGC CGGCTTGGAAGTATTAGGAGCTACTCAGGGACGTTTAAGAGATCACAATTGCGGCTTGAAGGGGTTAAGGATGTTATTGCTGTTGCTTCTGGTAAAGGTGGCGTTGGCAAATCCACCACTGCTG TTAACTTGGCTGTTGCACTTGCTATTAAGTGCCAACTGAAGGTGGGCCTGCTTGACGCTGATGTTTATGGACCATCTGTTCCTATGATGATGAAGATTGACAGGAAGCCAGATATCACTGAAG ATAAGAAGATGATTCCAATAGAGAACTATGGAGTTAAGTGTATGTCAATGGGATTTCTTGTAGAGAAGGATGCCCCTATCGTATGGAGAGGTCCCATG GTGATGAGTGCTCTTGTGAAAATGACTAGGGGAGTTGATTGGGGAAATCTTGATATTCTTGTGGTGGATATGCCCCCTGGTACTGGCGACGCACAACTTACTATGACCCAAAATCTGCAACTATCTG GTGCATTGATTGTTTCAACTCCACAAGATATTGCTTTGTTGGATGCTCGTCGAGGAGCTAATATGTTCTCTAAAGTTGGCGTTCCT ATTTTGGGATTTGTAGAGAACATGAGTTTCTTCAAATGCCCGCATTGTGGTGAACCTTCATTCATTTTTGGGAAAGAAGGAGCTAGAAATACAGCTGCTTCAATGGGTCACAACTTTATTGGTGAG ATACCATTAGAACTGGACGTCAGAAAAGGTTCTGATGAAGGCATCCCTGTAGTGATTTCAGCACCTGATTCTGCGATCTCCAAAGCATATGGTGGTACAGCACAAAATGTTGTCAACAAACTTGAGGAATTGGCAAAGGAACCATCTCTCCATCCAGAGATTAATCTGTAA
- the LOC133693816 gene encoding iron-sulfur protein required for NADH dehydrogenase, mitochondrial-like isoform X2 produces the protein MKGFLGPLSRLGSIRSYSGTFKRSQLRLEGVKDVIAVASGKGGVGKSTTAVNLAVALAIKCQLKVGLLDADVYGPSVPMMMKIDRKPDITEDKKMIPIENYGVKCMSMGFLVEKDAPIVWRGPMVMSALVKMTRGVDWGNLDILVVDMPPGTGDAQLTMTQNLQLSGALIVSTPQDIALLDARRGANMFSKVGVPILGFVENMSFFKCPHCGEPSFIFGKEGARNTAASMGHNFIDTIRTGRQKRF, from the exons ATGAAAGGATTCTTGGGACCTTTGAGC CGGCTTGGAAGTATTAGGAGCTACTCAGGGACGTTTAAGAGATCACAATTGCGGCTTGAAGGGGTTAAGGATGTTATTGCTGTTGCTTCTGGTAAAGGTGGCGTTGGCAAATCCACCACTGCTG TTAACTTGGCTGTTGCACTTGCTATTAAGTGCCAACTGAAGGTGGGCCTGCTTGACGCTGATGTTTATGGACCATCTGTTCCTATGATGATGAAGATTGACAGGAAGCCAGATATCACTGAAG ATAAGAAGATGATTCCAATAGAGAACTATGGAGTTAAGTGTATGTCAATGGGATTTCTTGTAGAGAAGGATGCCCCTATCGTATGGAGAGGTCCCATG GTGATGAGTGCTCTTGTGAAAATGACTAGGGGAGTTGATTGGGGAAATCTTGATATTCTTGTGGTGGATATGCCCCCTGGTACTGGCGACGCACAACTTACTATGACCCAAAATCTGCAACTATCTG GTGCATTGATTGTTTCAACTCCACAAGATATTGCTTTGTTGGATGCTCGTCGAGGAGCTAATATGTTCTCTAAAGTTGGCGTTCCT ATTTTGGGATTTGTAGAGAACATGAGTTTCTTCAAATGCCCGCATTGTGGTGAACCTTCATTCATTTTTGGGAAAGAAGGAGCTAGAAATACAGCTGCTTCAATGGGTCACAACTTTATTG ATACCATTAGAACTGGACGTCAGAAAAGGTTCTGA